The DNA window GTCGCGGCCTGAATTGGCTAGCCGTAGCGAAACTGAGCGAGTCGAGCCGCGACCAAAGATGGCTAGCGGCGCAGGCCAGGAGTGGTGGGAGCAACCCTGGATCAGACCTCAGACGGACGACCCCTCAGGGAAAACCCTGAGTCTAAGAAGAGCCTAAATCCGGGCCCGGAACCGATCCAGTTGGGCCGACCGTTGGGGATGATGTGAGCATCCGCCGCACCGGCGGGTGCCGACGGTACTCCCTACACCGGCGGCAGGTGGTGAGCAGTTGTGGGCATGGCAAGCATGACCGCGACTCTCACGTGGAGAGGGGGAGCCGCTCCGGTGATCGATCAACCGAGAGACACGGCCACCGCGTCGCCAGTCGAACTGACCGAAGAAGAGGTCTGGACGCCGCCGTCGTGGGAAGAGATCGTCCGTACGCACTCAACCCGCGTCTACCGGCTGGCATACCGGTTGACCGGTAACAAGCACGATGCCGAGGACCTCACGCAGGAGGTCTTCGTTCGCGTCTTCCGTTCGCTGAACACCTACACGCCCGGCACATTCCAGGGCTGGCTGCACCGCATCACGACCAACCTGTTCCTCGACCAGGCACGCCGCAAGCAGCGCATCCGCTTCGACGCCCTGCCCGAGGACGCGTCCGAACGCCTGGCCGGCTCCGAGCCGAGCCCGGACCAGTCGTACGACGACCGGCATCTCGACGCCGACATCCAGGCGGCGCTCGACGGGCTGGTCCCGGAGTTCCGCGCGGCTGTCGTCCTCTGCGACATCGAAGGACTGTCGTATGAGGAGATCGCCGCTACGCTCGGCGTGAAGCTGGGAACCGTCCGGAGCCGGATCCACCGTGGCCGCGCGCACCTGCGCGCCGCGCTGGCGCACCGGATGCCCGAGCGGGCCGGCGCCGAGTCGGACGCCATCGAGCAGGAGACCGAGCGAGTCGGCACCGGAGGAGGCAGTACGTCGTGAGCCATGACACACCCTGGCTCTCGTCCCTCGCCGACGGCGAGCTCGACCACGAGTCGCGGGACCAGCTGTTGGCCCACCTCGCGCACTGCGACGAGTGCCGCGAGGCCGTGGAGGCCAACCGCCAGGTCAAGGCCGCGGTCAGCTCACTGCCGGATCCCGTTCCCTCCGAGTCCTTCGTCGCCGGGCTGCTGAAGCTCGGCGACCCCCAAGACGATTCACAGCCGCCTCAGCCACCGCCGCCGGTCGCGCCTCGGCGCCGGCTGCGTGGCCTCACCCGCCCGCGTACGGGTCCGTTCACCGGCCGTCCGGGCAACCTCGCCGCAAGCACCGGGCCGGGCCGCGCGAGCCGTCTCGGCCGGCCACTCCGCGTCGGAGTGGCCGGTGTCGTCTCCCTGGCCGGGATGGCGTTCGTCGTCGCGTTCGCCGCCGGCGGCGAGACGAACCAGCCGTCCCAGGTCTCGGTCGTCCCGCCCGTCGAGCAGTTCTCCGTCGAGCATGCCGGCACTGTGGCCAACCAGCCTCTGGGCGACGCCGGCGCGATCACCGCGTCCTTCGACCGAGGAGTCCTGACCGGCGTCGTCGGACGGTGACGGCCTCGTGTCCTCCTCGCACCTTCGTACCTCTTCCGCCCTGCGACTGTTGGCGCTCGTCGTCGTCGCGGGGCTGATGCTGAGCAGCGGGCTCTCCTCGACCGCCACCGCGGGGCCGCGTACGGACCAGCCGCCGGCGCCCGATGGCGCCGATGAGCCGGACGCGCTGGAACTGCTGGCGCAGGCGACGGCCGCCGAACGTACCGTCGCCTACCTCGGCACCCAGTTCGTCTCGGTCTGGCGCGGCTCGGCCAGCAGCTCCGAGCTCGTCGACCTTACCAACCTCCCGGGCCAGGGCACGGTCGTGCGCGTCCGCGGCGGCGACTCCACCGGCGCGGCCGACCAGGCGCGCTTCGTCGCTGCCCGGTCCGGTACGGACGTGGGCCGGCTCGCCACCGCCGACGGCGAGACGTCGACGCTGGCCGACCGCTACGCGGTCACGGTCGCCGGCGCCGCCAAGTCCGCCGGCCGCCCGGCCACGATCGTCGAGGCGCACTCCGGCTCCGGCGCGATCGCGGCCCGGTTCTGGATCGACGACGAGACCGGCCTGCTGCTGCGCCGCGAGCTCTACGCGTCGGACGGCTCGCTCGAACGTGCCAGCGGTTTCATCGACCTGTCCATCGACCCCGACGTGTTCGTCTCGCACCTGCCGCCGATGCTCGAGCAGGCGGAGGGGCTGAAGGTCTCGCCCGCCGCGTACACCTCGCTGACCGAGGCCGGCTGGACGTGCTGCGCGCCGGAGGTCGCGGGCGCGCTGCGGCTGACCGACGTACGCCGTTCCACCGACGGCACGTCGCTGCACCTGGCGTACTCCGACGGCCTCACCACCGCCTCGGTCTTCGAGCAGCGGGGCCGGCTCGACGCCTCGTCGCTGGAGGGTTTCAGCGAGGTCGGAACAGGTAACGCTCGTCACTACGTTCGCTATGGGCTGTCGTCGTACGCGGTCTGGGCGAGCGGCGAGACGGTGTACACGGCGGTCAGCGACACCCCGCGGGGACTCGACGCGCTGCTGGCGACGTTCCCGCACCACGGGACCGACTCCGGAGCGTCCGACAACGGACTCGGACAGCGACTGGACCGGGGCATGACGCGGATGGTCTCCTGGTTGAACCCGTTCGACTGAACCGGATCCGTTCGGAGCGGTCGTCCGCGGGGGAACATGGGTAACGTGGATTACCCGTACGGGGTGCACGAGGGAGAGGGCCCGGATGTCCGAGCCACAGGAGGGGCGTCACCAACGCCCTGATGACGAGCCGACGACGGCCTTACCCGGCCCGCCGCCGGCTCCTTCGCCCAGCCCTTACGGTGGCCAGCTCTACGGCTCGCCCTTCGCTCCGCCTGGCGGGCAGCCCCTGCCGCCACCTTCGCCGTCGATGCCGCCGCCCAGCTGGCGGCCTCCTGGCTATCCCGTCGGCCGGCCGGACTTCGAGCCCCCGCCCGCGTGGGCGCGGCCCTCGCCGTCGATGCCGGCTCCGTCGACGGCGCCGTTCGGCATGACGTCGTTCGACCGGCCGGCTGCCCCTGTCTCGACCGGTCCGCGTCGTGGGACCTTGGTGGTCGTCGCGATCGTGATCGCGCTCGTCGCCGGCGCGATCGGGGCGGTGGCGGGAACGTACGGCACGCTGCGCTTCGCCGACCCGGTCGCCGGCGAGCCGGCGCCGCCGATCAACGACAACCTGGGCGACAAGGAGAAGGCGTTCCCGAAGCCGGAGAACGTCGCGACCGTCGCCGAGGCGATGCTGCAGAGCGTCGTCCAGATCAAGGTGTCGTCGAAGGCCGGGAAGGCGACCGGCTCGGGCTTCGTGATCCGAGACGACGGCCACATCGTCACCAACAACCACGTGATCGCGATGGCCGCGACCGACGGCTCGATCACGGTCGGCTTCGACAACGGCGAGGAAGCGCCGGCGAAGATCGTCGGGCGGAGTCCGTCGTACGACCTCGCGGTGATCCGCGTGACCGGGGTCGACAACCTGCATCCGGTCGCGCTGGGCGACTCCGACGGCGTGATCGTCGGGGAGCCGGTGGTGGCGATCGGCTCGCCGCTCGGGCTGGCGGGGACGGTGACCAGCGGGATCGTGAGCGCGCGGAACCGGCCGGTGACGGCGGGCGGTGAGGGCGAGAACTCGTTCATCAACGCGCTGCAGACCGACGCGGCGATCAACCCGGGCAACTCCGGCGGGCCGCTGGTCAACCTGCGCGCGGAGGTGATCGGGGTGAACTCCGCGATCGCCACGCTGGGGCAGGACCCCGGGGCCGAGGAGGAGCAGGCGCAGGGCAACATCGGGCTCGGCTTCGCGATCCCGATCAACCAGGCGCGGCGGACGGCCGACCAGATCATCAAGAACGGGTACGCGGTCTATCCGGTGATGGGCGCGACGGTGGACGTGCGCTTCGACGGGCCTGGCGCGCGGGTGGTCGAGGTGACGCCGGGGTCGGCGGCGGCTGAAGCTGGGCTGCGGACCGGGGACATCGTGACGGTGATCGACGGGCACAAGGTGACCGGGGCGGACGATCTGATCGTGCAGATCCGGAGCCATGTGCCGGGGCAGCGGGTTTCCCTGACGTACAAGCGTTCCGGCAAGGAAGACCGGGTGACCGTGACGTTGGGCGAGCAGCGCGGCTGAGGCCCTGCTTGGGTCAGGTCGCTTCGGGGTCGAAGGGGACGCGGCCGTTGAGCGGGCGGGTCTTGGTGCGGGTCGTGCTGGCGGCCGCGGCCTCGGTCTCGCTGGCAGCGTCCGCGGTGAGATCGGCGGCGGTGTCGTCGGTCACGACCGCAGAGTCGAGCTCGTCGGTGTGGCCGTTCTTCCCGTTCGTCGACGCGGTGTCGTCGTCGCGGAACGCGTCGCGGATGTCCAGGTCCTTGTCGAAGCGCAGGTCGTCCTCGTCGAGGTCGTTCAGCAGCCGCTTCTTGACGAACGTCCGCGGGTTGAGGTCGTTGATGTCGAAGTCCTCGAACTCCGGGCCGAGCTCCTTGGTCAGCTCGCGTCGGGCGTTCTGGGCCATCGCGCGTACGGTCCGGATGCCCCGCGCCGCCTGGCGGGCGATGTCGGGCAGGCGGTCGGGACCGAAGATGAACAGCGCGGCGACTGCCAGCACCAAAAACTCAGGGATCCCGATGTCGAACACGCGCTAAGGGTAACTCGGATAGCACACCTGTGCCTGGCGCACCTAGACCTGGGCGCCGGTCCGCGACTGCCGCAGCATTGTGAGCGCGACAAGTAGTCCGAGAACGGTCAACCCGGCGCTGACCAGCGGCAGGTTGCGCATCCCGGTGTCGCCCGCGATCAGCTGCCCACCCAGCCAACCGGCGAACGCCGCCGCGACCTGGTAGCCGGACGCGTTCACCGCCACGGCCAGCGTCGGGGCCGCGCTGGCCGACGAGACGACCAGCGTCTGCAGGCCGGGCACGATCGCGAACGCCAACGCGCCGAGGACGAACGCGAGGACGGCGAACGCGGCTTGGGTGTCGCCCAGTGCCTTGAGGAGCACCAGCGCGCCGGCCAGAACGGCGAGCATCCCGACCAGCGACGGGACGAGCGCGCGGTCGGAGAGCCAGCCGCCGACGAAGTTGCCGAGCAGGCTCCCCGCCCCGTACACGAGCAGCAGGACCGGCACGGCTTCGGCGTCGAAGCCGGCGACGTCGGTGGCGAGCGGGGCGAAGTACGTGAAAACGGTCACCACGCCGACGTTCCCCAGGGCCGTGAGCGCGATCGCGAGCCAGACCTGCTTGCTCTTGAAGACCCGCAGCTCGTTCGCCACCGACGACGTCGCGGCGGCCGCCTGCGCTGGAACGAAGCGCAGCACCATCAGCAGCCCCATGGCGGCGATCGCGGCGACGGCCACGAACGTCGCACGCCAGCCGAGGTGCTGCCCGACGAACGTGCCGATCGGTGCGCCGAGGATGAGGCCGAGGCTCATGCCGGCCGCGAGCCGGGCGACCGCCGAGGACTCGCGGCCCTTCTTCGCCGTGGCGATGGCGATCGCGATGGCCACGGCGAAGAACGTCGCCACCACCAACCCGGCGGCGAAGCGGGTCGCGAGCACGAGCAGGTAGTGCGGGACGATCGCCGAGGCCAGGTTGGCGAGGATCGCGAAGCCGACCAGTCCGGCGATCAGCTGCTTGCGCGCGTACCTCGCAGTCAGGACGGTCACGACCGGTCCGCCGACGATCATGCCGAGCGCGTACGCGGTCACCAGCAGGCCCGCGGACCCGAGCGAAACGTTCAGGTCGTCGGCCACGTCGGGGAGGATGCCCGCGGGCACGAACTCGCCGGTGGTCAGGCTGAAAACCACGAGCATGAGCGACAGCACGGGCACGGGGCTGGCCTCCGATGCATCTAGTTTGGATAGTTCAGACTAGAACTATCATGGATTGCACCGTGCAAGCTAGACTCTTTGCCATGGCGAGTGAGGAGCTCGATCGGGACCTGTGCAAGCTGATCCATCGGTTCGCGCACCGCATGGACGTTCAGGCTCGCCGCGTGGCGGACTCCCTGGAGATGACGGCGACGCAGGTGATCGCGCTGCGGGAGCTGTCGGAGCCGATCACGTCACGGGAGCTGGCGGAGCGGATGTCCTGCGAGCCGTCGAACGTGACGTTCGTCCTGGACCGGCTCGAGCAACAACAGCTGGTCGAACGGCGCCCGCACCCCACCGACCGCCGAGCTCGGCAGCTCGTCCTGACCCCCGCGGGCAAGCGACGCCGCGCCGCGGTGGTGAAGCGCCTCAGCGAGCACAGCCCGGTGGACAACCTGACGGAGGCCCAGCAAGAAACCCTCCGCACCCTCCTCCAGCGCGCCGCCTCCCCCTCCACCTCCAAAGAGGCGAATCAGCAGCCCTAGGGCCTGGGGGCAATGATCATGTATACATGATCATTGGCCCCTTTACGTGGGGTAGACGCCAGGTAGAGGGGTTGTTGGCCGCGTGAGGCAACCATCGGCGAGGTGTCCCCAGATCGGCGACTCCCCTTACCGGGGTGGGGTTCTGGCGGGTGTTGCCACGGTGCAGAACCCCAGCTGGGTAAGGGAAGTGCGGGCTGGCTGTGGATCTGTGGATGGGCGGCCAGCCGCGGGCGGCTGGCGTGAGCGTGAGGGCGCGGCCGCCGAGGGGTCGAGGCCACCTCGGCAGGACGATCGACGACGCTGAGCTGCCTTCGCTGCAGGTCTACCGCATGATCGTGGGCGCGGTTCGTGGTGAAGTCACGATGCGGGATGTGTGTCCCCAGATCGGCGACTCCCCTTACCGGGGTGGGGTTCTGGCCGGTATTGCCACGGTGCAGAACCCCAGCTGGGTAAGGGAAGTGCGGGCCGGCGCTGAGCTCGGGGTCGCTCGCCACCATCCGCTCCGATATCGGCCGGATCCGCTCCGAATCCAAAGCCACCCAACCCCGCCGGTCGCCCGCCGACACTCAGGCAAGAGCCGAGTTGTTGGACAGATGTCGGTCTCAATGCCGAGATCTGTCCAACAAGTCGGCCAGCTAGCTGCGGGCGGCTGGGGTCAGGGTGAGGGAGCGGCCGGCGAGGCCGCGGCTGCGGCCGCCGAGGGCGGAGGCCATCTCTGTCAGGACGACGGACGACGCCGAGGTGGGGTCGCTCACCACCACCGGCATCCCCACGTCGCCACCCGAGCGCAGCGTCACGTCCAACGGGATCGAGCCCAGCAGCGGTACCGGGTAGCCGAAGCGCTGGGTCAGCGTCTCCGCCACCCGGGCACCGCCGCCCGTACCGAACACGTCGATCTGGTGCGACGGTCCGCAGTGCGGGCACGGCAGCCAGGACATGTTCTCGATCACGCCCGTCACCCGCTGGTGCAGCATCGAGGCGATCGTTCCTGCCCGTTCGGCCACCTCGGCCGCGGCCTCCTGGGGGGTCGTCACCACGACCACCTCGGAGTTCGTCAGGTGCTGCCCGACCGAGATCGCCATGTCCCCCGTGCCAGGCGGCAGGTCCAGCAGCAGGATGTCCAGGTCGCCCCAGAAGACGTCTCCGAGCATCTGCACCAGAGCCCGATCGAGCATCGGCCCGCGCCACGCCACGACCTGGTCGCGCTTCTGCTTCAGCTGGCCGACCGAGATCACCTTCACACCGTGCGCCGGCACCGGCATGATCATGTCCTCGACCCGCGTCGGCCGGGTGTCCGCGACGCCGAAGATCGCCGGGATCGAGTGCCCGTACACGTCCGCGTCGATCACGCCGACCTTGTGCCCGCGCGCGGCCATCGCCACGGCGAGGTTCGCCGTCACCGTGGACTTGCCCACGCCGCCCTTGCCGGACGCGATCGCGAAGATCTTGGTCAGCGAGTCCGGCCGCGAGAACGGGTTCTCCCGCGCCGGCGTCCCGCCCCGCAGCTGCCCCTGCAGTTGCTGGCGCTGCTCCGCGGACATCACGTCCAGCGTCACGTTCACGTCAGTCACGCCCGGCAACGCGGCCATTGCCGCGGTCACGTCACGGGTCAGCGTGTCGCGCATGGGGCAGCCGGCGACCGTCAGCAGTACGGTCACCTCGGCATGCCCGTCGGGCCGCACCTCGGCGGAGCGCACCATGCCGAGCTCGGTGATCGGCCGCTTGATCTCCGGGTCGAGCACCTTGCCGAGCGCGGTACGTACCTGATCCTCGGTGGGGAGCGTCTTCACAACCCCGATGCTACGTGGCTGCCTCAGGTCTTGCGCACGGCCCGCTCGCCCTGGCCCGGCTTCCACACCCTGATGTACATCACACCGTCGTTCATCTCGACCGTCGACGCCCCCTTGAGGTCGGCGACGAAGAACGGATCGAACCTCTGCCCGCGCAGGTCCATCCCGATCTCTTCGAACAGCGCTTGGGTGAACCGCTGGTGCAGCTCCTCGTCCTGCAGGTTCACCACATCGCCGGTGAGCTTGGCGTCGCCCTCGCTGACGTGGGTGTCGACGGTCGCCGTGTGCAGGGTGAAACGCGGGTCGCGCTCGAGATCGGCGAACTTCGTCGTCCCCGGCATGCCCATGATCGTGAGGTGCCCCTCGAAGATCCGCGGCTCGACCGGGCTGATCCGTGGATAGCCGTCGGAACGGAGCGTGCCGAGCATGCAGAGGTTGCCTGTCGCCTGATGCCGGCGCTGGAACAGCTCGGCGATGTGGGGAGCTTCTTCGACGAAGTCATGCCATTCGACCATCGCCGGATCGTACCGAGGCAGGTTGTCGGTGGGGACTGATAGGCCAGGGGACATGCGATTCGGACTCGACGTACCGATAGACGGGTCGTACGCCGACCCGCGCCTGCTCGCGGACCTGGCGTACGACGCCGAGGCGGCCGGCTGGGACGGCTTCTT is part of the Tenggerimyces flavus genome and encodes:
- a CDS encoding S1C family serine protease produces the protein MPPPSWRPPGYPVGRPDFEPPPAWARPSPSMPAPSTAPFGMTSFDRPAAPVSTGPRRGTLVVVAIVIALVAGAIGAVAGTYGTLRFADPVAGEPAPPINDNLGDKEKAFPKPENVATVAEAMLQSVVQIKVSSKAGKATGSGFVIRDDGHIVTNNHVIAMAATDGSITVGFDNGEEAPAKIVGRSPSYDLAVIRVTGVDNLHPVALGDSDGVIVGEPVVAIGSPLGLAGTVTSGIVSARNRPVTAGGEGENSFINALQTDAAINPGNSGGPLVNLRAEVIGVNSAIATLGQDPGAEEEQAQGNIGLGFAIPINQARRTADQIIKNGYAVYPVMGATVDVRFDGPGARVVEVTPGSAAAEAGLRTGDIVTVIDGHKVTGADDLIVQIRSHVPGQRVSLTYKRSGKEDRVTVTLGEQRG
- a CDS encoding sigma-E factor regulatory protein RseB domain-containing protein, yielding MSSSHLRTSSALRLLALVVVAGLMLSSGLSSTATAGPRTDQPPAPDGADEPDALELLAQATAAERTVAYLGTQFVSVWRGSASSSELVDLTNLPGQGTVVRVRGGDSTGAADQARFVAARSGTDVGRLATADGETSTLADRYAVTVAGAAKSAGRPATIVEAHSGSGAIAARFWIDDETGLLLRRELYASDGSLERASGFIDLSIDPDVFVSHLPPMLEQAEGLKVSPAAYTSLTEAGWTCCAPEVAGALRLTDVRRSTDGTSLHLAYSDGLTTASVFEQRGRLDASSLEGFSEVGTGNARHYVRYGLSSYAVWASGETVYTAVSDTPRGLDALLATFPHHGTDSGASDNGLGQRLDRGMTRMVSWLNPFD
- a CDS encoding MFS transporter, translating into MPVLSLMLVVFSLTTGEFVPAGILPDVADDLNVSLGSAGLLVTAYALGMIVGGPVVTVLTARYARKQLIAGLVGFAILANLASAIVPHYLLVLATRFAAGLVVATFFAVAIAIAIATAKKGRESSAVARLAAGMSLGLILGAPIGTFVGQHLGWRATFVAVAAIAAMGLLMVLRFVPAQAAAATSSVANELRVFKSKQVWLAIALTALGNVGVVTVFTYFAPLATDVAGFDAEAVPVLLLVYGAGSLLGNFVGGWLSDRALVPSLVGMLAVLAGALVLLKALGDTQAAFAVLAFVLGALAFAIVPGLQTLVVSSASAAPTLAVAVNASGYQVAAAFAGWLGGQLIAGDTGMRNLPLVSAGLTVLGLLVALTMLRQSRTGAQV
- a CDS encoding MarR family winged helix-turn-helix transcriptional regulator, whose protein sequence is MASEELDRDLCKLIHRFAHRMDVQARRVADSLEMTATQVIALRELSEPITSRELAERMSCEPSNVTFVLDRLEQQQLVERRPHPTDRRARQLVLTPAGKRRRAAVVKRLSEHSPVDNLTEAQQETLRTLLQRAASPSTSKEANQQP
- a CDS encoding sec-independent translocase: MFDIGIPEFLVLAVAALFIFGPDRLPDIARQAARGIRTVRAMAQNARRELTKELGPEFEDFDINDLNPRTFVKKRLLNDLDEDDLRFDKDLDIRDAFRDDDTASTNGKNGHTDELDSAVVTDDTAADLTADAASETEAAAASTTRTKTRPLNGRVPFDPEAT
- a CDS encoding pyridoxamine 5'-phosphate oxidase family protein, which codes for MVEWHDFVEEAPHIAELFQRRHQATGNLCMLGTLRSDGYPRISPVEPRIFEGHLTIMGMPGTTKFADLERDPRFTLHTATVDTHVSEGDAKLTGDVVNLQDEELHQRFTQALFEEIGMDLRGQRFDPFFVADLKGASTVEMNDGVMYIRVWKPGQGERAVRKT
- a CDS encoding Mrp/NBP35 family ATP-binding protein translates to MGVVKTLPTEDQVRTALGKVLDPEIKRPITELGMVRSAEVRPDGHAEVTVLLTVAGCPMRDTLTRDVTAAMAALPGVTDVNVTLDVMSAEQRQQLQGQLRGGTPARENPFSRPDSLTKIFAIASGKGGVGKSTVTANLAVAMAARGHKVGVIDADVYGHSIPAIFGVADTRPTRVEDMIMPVPAHGVKVISVGQLKQKRDQVVAWRGPMLDRALVQMLGDVFWGDLDILLLDLPPGTGDMAISVGQHLTNSEVVVVTTPQEAAAEVAERAGTIASMLHQRVTGVIENMSWLPCPHCGPSHQIDVFGTGGGARVAETLTQRFGYPVPLLGSIPLDVTLRSGGDVGMPVVVSDPTSASSVVLTEMASALGGRSRGLAGRSLTLTPAARS
- a CDS encoding anti-sigma factor; translated protein: MSHDTPWLSSLADGELDHESRDQLLAHLAHCDECREAVEANRQVKAAVSSLPDPVPSESFVAGLLKLGDPQDDSQPPQPPPPVAPRRRLRGLTRPRTGPFTGRPGNLAASTGPGRASRLGRPLRVGVAGVVSLAGMAFVVAFAAGGETNQPSQVSVVPPVEQFSVEHAGTVANQPLGDAGAITASFDRGVLTGVVGR
- the sigE gene encoding RNA polymerase sigma factor SigE, whose product is MIDQPRDTATASPVELTEEEVWTPPSWEEIVRTHSTRVYRLAYRLTGNKHDAEDLTQEVFVRVFRSLNTYTPGTFQGWLHRITTNLFLDQARRKQRIRFDALPEDASERLAGSEPSPDQSYDDRHLDADIQAALDGLVPEFRAAVVLCDIEGLSYEEIAATLGVKLGTVRSRIHRGRAHLRAALAHRMPERAGAESDAIEQETERVGTGGGSTS